The Novipirellula caenicola genome segment GGCGGACACGGCTGTGGGTCACTTTGACACCACAACGGTCACAGATCATGCCCTTGTACTTCATCCCACGGTACTTACCGCAGGCACATTCCCAGTCCTTTTCAGGGCCGAAGATGCGTTCACAGAAGAGACCGTCTTTTTCCGGACGGTAGGTACGGTAGTTAATCGTTTCGGGCTTCTTGACTTCGCCGAAAGACCAACTCTTGATGTCTTGGGGTCGCGCGAGCGAGATGCGTACCGAAGCGTAGTCGTTGATGCGATCGTAATTGCTAGTTTCGCTAATCGACATAAATCACAGGCCTTAGAAAGCAGGTTTTTAGGTGTCAGGGGGGGTAGCGACTGTCGGGATTGAAAGTCGCAAAGTCATGACCGCAGCCGTCCGCTGCGGTTTCAAAACGAGAGAGGACAAGGTCTTCGCCGCGCCGCACCGAGGTGCACCGCTGGCGAAAACCCAATACCTAATACCTCTCTTAAATCGGTCGCTTCTCGAGCTGCATGTTGAGCGCCAAGCCGCGGATCTCGTTCGTCAACACGTCGAAGCTCGCGGGGGTGCCCGCTTCCAACGTGTTCTCGCCCTTGACCATCGACTCGTAAATCTTGGTACGGCCTTCGACGTCGTCGCTCTTGACGGTCAACAATTCCTGCAAAATGTAAGCGGCACCATAAGCCTCCAGTGCCCACACTTCCATTTCCCCGAAACGTTGGCCACCGAAACGAGCCTTACCACCAAGCGGCTGCTGAGTGATCAACGAGTACGGTCCGGTGCTTCGTGCGTGAACCTTGTCATCCACCAAGTGATGCAATTTCAGCATGTAGATGTAACCGACCGTCGTTTCCTGCTCCATCGGCACGCCGGTGCGTCCATCCGTCAAACGGATTTTACCGTGCGCGGGAAGCCCGGCTTCGGCAAGACACTTGTTGATGTCCGCTTCGCTCGCACCATCAAAAACAGGCGTCAACGCTTGGAAACCAAGCTTGGCACCAGCCCATCCGAGGTGCGTTTCGAGAATCTGTCCCACGTTCATCCGGCTAGGAACGCCCAGCGGGTTGAGCATGATTTGGATCGGAGTTCCATCGGGCAAGAACGGCATGTCCTCGATCGGCAGAATCTTGGCAATCACACCCTTGTTACCGTGGCGTCCGGCCATCTTGTCACCGACGCTGATCACTCGCTTGGTCGCGATGTAGACCTTGACCATCTGCAGAACACCACTGCGTAGTTCGTCACCACGCTTCATGCTGTTGAGTTTGCGGTCACGTGCGTCAATCGCGGTTTCGACGTTCGCCCATTGTTGAGCGTGAACGTTTTCAACCTCTTTCTTCTTCGCTTCGTCTTTGACTTGATCCAAGATGTGGTCCAAGCGGAACGAGGTCGCACGCTCGGCAACAAATTTCGGATCTTGGCCATCCGCCAACGGAGTTCCGGTCGCGTCCTTGAGCTTCACTCCGGCGACTTCTTCCATTTCGCGAACCAGCGATTCAAAGGTGCTGGCGACTTCGGCATTGCCTTCGCTTTCAACGGCCTTCAGTTCGGCTTCGAAAATCTTTCGCTCATCTTCGGACAAGCTCATTCGACGCGAGAATTTCTGGGTGTCGATCACGATCCCTTCGATGCCCGATGGAACCTCGAGCGAATCGTTCTTGACGTCTTCGCCCGCACGACCAAAGATCGCGTGCAACAGTTTTTCTTCAGGGGTCAATTCGGTTTTGCTCTTCGGACTTACCTTGCCCACCAGGATGTCCCCCGGTTTGACGTAAGTACCAACATTGACGATCCCCGAATCGTCCAGGTTCCGCAGTGCCTTTTCGGACACGTTGGGAATGTCGCGAGTGAACTCTTCGCGGCCAAGTTTGGTTTCGCGAATTTCCACGTCAAAATCTTCGATGTGAATCGACGTGTAAGTATCGTTGCGAACCAATTCTTCGCTGATGATGATCGCGTCTTCGTAGTTGAACCCGTCGAACGACATAAAGCCGACCAAGACATTTCGTCCCAGTGCCAACTCGCCGTTACGCGTCGCAGCTCCGTCGGCAATGATTTGGTTTTGCTCGACCTTGTCGCCGACGTTGACGATCGGCTTTTGGTTCAAGCAGGTACGTTCGTTAAGACCTTGATATTTCTTCAGATCATAGTGATCGCTGCCGATTTCGATTCGTGTCGAATCGGCGTAGGTGACCTTGCCCGCACGACGGGCTCGCACGACCATCGCACTGTTGCGAGCAACTTCACGCTCGACACCGGTACCAACGATCGGAGGCTCGGCGACCAACAACGGAACCGCTTGCCGCTGCATGTTCGAACCCATCAACGCACGGTTTGCATCGTCGTGCTCGAGGAACGGAATCAAACCGGCTGATACCCCTACCATTTGGCTCGGGGCAACGTCCATATAGTCGACCTGCTCGGGCTGGACAATTTCAAAGTCGCTTCGGAACCGAGCGATCATGTTCGGCCCTGGGACGAGAGCGCCATCGACGATCTCGGTATCCGCCGGAGCAACATACGATTCACTCTCTTCGTCCGCACGCAACCATACGACTTGGTCGATCACCTTGCCGTCTTTGATCAATCGATACGGAGTCACCAAGAATCCATAGCTGTCCACGCCAGCGTAAATCGCCAACGAGCTAATCAAACCAATGTTGGTACCTTCAGGCGTTTCGATCGGACAAATACGACCGTAGTGCGAAATGTGAACGTCACGGACTTCGAAGCCCGCACGTTTACGGTTCAATCCCCCGGGGCCGAGAGCCGACAAGCGACGCTCGTGAGCCAATTGGCTCAGTGGGTTCGTCTGGTCAACCACCTGCGAAAGCTCGCCACGACCGAAGAAATAATCGATCGCCGCCGAAACACTCTTTGGATTGATCAACGAGCGAGGCGACATGTCCTGAGCATCCTTGATACTCATTCGCTCTTGCACGGTACGACGAAGCTTCAAGAAGCCCTTTCGAAGCTCTTCGCTCGCCAATTCGTCGATCGTTCGCAGACGACGGTTACCGAGGTGGTCAATGTCGTCGATTTCCGCGCCGCTGTCGGGATCGAACAAGTTGATCAGGTACTTGATCGCCGCGATCATGTCGTCGGGGCGAAGCGTCATGATGTCTTCATCAACGCCGAGATCAAGTTTACGGTTCAGACGGAAACGTCCCACCTTGCCCAAACGATATCGGTTTTCGTCAAAGAATTTTTCCTGGAACAAGGTGCGAGCCTTTTCCAGTTGCGGCGGGTTGCCCGGACGCAGACGCTGGTAAATACGAAGCAGCGCTTCTTCGTGGCTGGCCGTATTGTCTTCCATCAACGTATTGAAGATCAACGGAATCTTGGGCGATTCCATGCACTCGATGCTGGTAACGCCAGCGGTGCAGATCGTCTCGGCAACTTCCTTGGTGATCTTGTGGCCTGCTTCGACGATGATCTCGCCCGCGCGATCCGAATCGCTGGGGTAGATCACGTCATCGACGGCGATCTTGCCTTCGATTTTCGCAGCACTCTTGCCACCACTGATCTTGCACTCGCTCGTCTCGTAGAACGCTGCCAACAAATCGGCGTCGGTCGAGTAGCGAGGATCCATTGCTCGCAGCAACGTGGTCGCAGCAAACTTACCACTTTGGTCAATCCGGACCGTCAGCGAGTCTTTCTTGGTCACGTTGACTTCGATCCACGAACCACGCTCGGGGATCACGCGGCAGCTTGGCAATTTGCGATCGGTCGTGGTGTCTTGCTCGAGAACAAAGTCGACACCGGGACTACGGTGCAACTGCGAAACCACCACACGCTCGGCACCGTTGATGATGAACTCACCGCCGCCCATCATGATCGGCAGGTCGCCCAGATAAACCTCTTCTTCGACAGGCTCTTCGCGATTCAGACGCAACCAAATTCGCAGCGGCCGACCGTAGGTCAAACGAAGCTGGCGACACTCCTGACTGGTATAGCGTGGTTTGCCCAATTCATAGTAAAGATATTCCAGCGTGATGTTGCCGTCATAACTTGAGATAGGGAAAATCTCGCGCAACACACTTTCCAACCCTTTATCTTCCCGGTTCAGTGGCTCGCGATCCTCTTGCAGGAACGCCGCGTAAGACACGGTTTGCAGGGCAGTCAGGTCAGGTAGTTCAAAAGTGGAAAGTCCAGTTCCAAAGTGTCGAACGCTAGTAGGTTCGAGGCGACGCATGGTCGTAGTTGCCATCTTCGGTGAAAGCTCCTTAGGAGGCCAATATTTGGCGGGCGCGAGTGAGGTAGCAGAGGCGCTTTTCAATCAAACGGTTCGATTGAACTGAACAAACAATCGCATTGCCAAGCGAATGCGTTTGGGTCACGAATGTTGGGACAGTTGCAAAAGGCGACTGCCGGTGTGCATCAGTACGTTTAGCGCAAACCATCAGCCCGAGAAAACATCGAGGATGGATGAAGAGAATTCGCCGTCTCTGTGGGCCAACATTCCCAGAAAAACGGTCAAGCGGAAAGATTTGGACGCAAAACGCAACAATTACACCGGTGATCACCCTCAAACCCTAACAGATCGCTCAAAATCCGAAAAGGGCAAGTCGATCTTTTTGGCCCGAATAATGCTACGCAAGACCGCCGCGACCTCGGCCAACCCGAATAATGCCGCTAAACCGTTTCAGAGAACCAGTTTGTGACGATTTGACCGGGCCGCTCCGGCAAGCACGCTCCGGCGGCCAGGGCCAACGAGAACGCCGTTTTGTGATGATGAATTCGGCAAGAAAAAGCAACCAAGGTTGCATTGATCAACCAAGGACGATTCTCCGCCCGTCCGCTTGAGGTTATTGAGCCCCGCCACAGATAAAAACATCCCGCCAGACGCCGAAAAGCCCGGCCAGATGCCCGGACCCTCACTTCCGCGACGATTCGAAATGCACGGCGGCTCGTGATCAAAAGCCTTTGCCCCGCTGCCCAAAGACCTTCCCGTGGTGCTCGGCTTCCTGTGCTGCTCGGCTTCCCGTGCCGCTCGGCAAAGAGCGCTGCTGCCGAAGCAATGAACGTTTGACCACATGCCTGCCGGCGTGCCGACGGATTTCGTTAGCGGCTTGTTGATTCAATCCAATTGCCAATCGCAACGCTGAGTCGTAGGCCGTAAGGCACCGGCGCGCGCGCGGGCCCCGGCCGCTGACGCGTCGCGGCTCAATAAACCAACAAGCCGCCGACGATTTTCGTAACATTCAGCCAGGCTGCATACGGCCAGCCTGAATGCACTCGTTCCGCGACAAACAACCTTTCTGCTCATCCGCTACGGCACGGACGCATTACCCGCTAGAATCTTCGAACCCCCGTCTTCCCAAGTATTTGTGACGCTTTAACAAGAAACATTTGCCGTGAACGTATCTGAATTCCTGGAAAAGAATTTTCTCCATTTCAATGCCCGCGAAACCCTGAGTGCTGCCAAAAGCTATCGTGAATTTGTCGCTGCCGAAAACGGCGGCAAGATGATGGTGACGCTTGCCGGGGCGATGAGCACCGGCGAATTGGGGATCTCACTGGCCGAGATGATCCGCCAAGGCAAGGTCCACGCCATCACCTGCACCGCTGCGAACCTCGAAGAGGACATCTTTAACCTTGTCGCGCATGACGAATACCGCATCATCGAAGATTGGCGAGCATTGTCGGTCCAAGACGAAGTCAAACTACGAGACGAAGGATTCAACCGTGTCACCGACACCTGCATCCCAGAAACGGTGATGCGTCACATCGAAAGTAAATTGCTGGTCATGTGGCAGGACGCCGCCGAGAAAAAAGAGATGCGGATGCCGGCCCAGTTCATGTTCGATCTTTTGGACGACGAAGACTTGGTCCAGCATTACCAGATTCCACGCGAAAACAGCTGGGTCGCAGCCGCCAAAGACGCGGGGATCCCCGTCTTCGTTCCTGGACTCGAGGATTCGACGCTTGGCAACATCTACGCCGCTCGTGTGTACGAGGGCAAAGTGGCCAACCATCAAGCGATCGCTTCGGGCACCATGCAAATGGAAAAATTGATCCATTGGTACAGCGAGACCTCCAAGCACAGCCCGATCGGGTTCTTCCAAATCGGAGGCGGCATCGCAGGCGACTTTCCGATTTGTGTGGTCCCATTGATGATCCAAGACCTGAAGCTGGACATCCCACTATGGGCGTATTTCTGCCAGATCAGCGACGCGGTGACCAGTTTTGGTGGCTATAGCGGCGCCGTACCGAACGAGAAAATCACCTGGTGCAAACTCGAGCCAGAAGCACCTAAATTCATGGTGCAAAGCGATGCATCGATCGTCGCTCCGCTCGTGTTTGCCTATGTCCTGGAATGGTAGATTGGGGGTGGTAAATTGGAGAGGCAAGTCGCTTTAACAAGCGACGTCCTGGCGAACGCCAATTCCCAATGCCATCTCCCTTCGCCCCAAAGGGGTGAGTTTTCAGCAACGCGACACAGCGAGTCGAATATCGTGAATTTGCTGCCGAACCCCACGCCAACCGAATCGCCGGGCTACAATGACGCTCACTCGCTCGCCGCTGCACCGCGGCAAGCGAGTGTCGCTGACCGGTTTTCGCAGCGTGACACCAACGATGGTGTCCAAGGTGTTTGCATCCAATTGCAACTCGCCCTGAAAACCGGTTTTGCGATTCCCCCCTCATTTCCTTCCTGGCGTTGAAAAGGTGATCCCATGAACCGAGCTCTGCACATCAATCGTCGACAATTACTGGCGAGTTCCCTTGCAACGGTTGCCACAGCGGCCACAGCGAAACCGCTCTTGGCGTTATCGGCGAACGACCGAATGAAGGTGGCCTTTATCGGCGTCGGCGGTCGTGGCGGTGCCAATCTTTCGGCGATCTCGGCAAGCGGAGCGGTCGACGTAGTCGGGCTTTGCGATGTCGATTCTCGGTTTGTCGATCATGCGGCAACCCGATTCAGTGGAGCCAAAAAGTTTGCCGATTTCCGCAAGCTATACGACGCAATTGGAAACGAGATCGACGCCGTCGTCGTCAGCACGACCGAACACACGCATGCCTATGCCACGATGCCAGCGTTACAGTTAGGCAAACACGTGTATTGTGAAAAACCGCTCGCTTACAACGTGTACGAAACACGCCGCATCGCCGAAGCCGCGGCCGACGCAGGCGTGGTTACGCAAATGGGCACACAAATCCATGCATCGGCTAACTTTCGCCGCGTGGTTGAATTGATTCAAAGCGGGGCGATTGGTGATGTCAGCGAAGCCCATGTCTGGGTATCTCGTGCATGGGGCTACCAATCTCAAGCTGATGCCACGAAGCACCGCGACCGTTTGTTCGTGAACAACCGCCCTCAAGGTGCGATGAAGCCGCCCGCTCATCTCGATTGGGACCTGTGGCTTGGCCCGGCTCCGAAGCGTCCGTTCCACGAAGTCTACTTTCCCGGCCCCAACTGGTATCGTTGGTGGGACTTTGGCAACGGCACGATGTCCGACCTTGGTTCGCACTGGAACGATCTGCCCTTTTGGGCGCTCAAACTTGATGCACCGCAGAGCGTCGAGTCGTTCGGGCTTCCGCCGCATCCCGAAATCGCGCCAGCATCGATGACGGCCGTCTATGAATATGGCCAGCGAGGCGATTTGCCGCCGGTAACGTTAACGTGGTACCAAGGGACGCACAAACCGGAACTGTGGACACAAAACGCCATCCCTCGATGGGACAGCGGCGTTTTGTTCGTTGGCAGCAAGGGAATGCTGTTGTCCGATTATGGCAAACATGTGCTATTGCCCGAGTCCGACTTTGCTGATTTCGAACGCCCTGAACCCTTTATCGCCGATTCGCCGGGTCATCACCAAGAATGGCTGCTTGCGTGCCGCGGCGAAGGCGAGACTGGCAGTCCATTTGCCAGCTACGCCGGCCCATTGACCGAAGCCAACCACCTTGGCAATGTGGCCTATCGTGTGGGCAAGAAAATCATCTGGAATCGCGATACGATGGAGTGTGTGGGTTGTCCCGAAGCCGAACCTTTCCTTCGTCGCGAGCCTCGTGCAGGTTGGTCCCTGGGATAACGCATCCCAACTGCCCCTTTCCACGCACCCTGTGACATCGCTCGATGAATATTCTCAACCATGCTCGCAGTTTAGCCGACCAACTGGCAAACCACGAGAAACGGATCGTGTTTGCCGAGAGCTGCACTGCGGGGCTGGTTTCGGCAACGTTGGCCTCGGTACCAGGCATCTCAAAATGGCTTTGCGGTTCTGCGGTGGTGTATCGCGAGCAGACCAAGACTCAGTGGTTGAACATCGCCCCGAGTTTGATTGAAAAACACACAGCGGTCAGTGCGTTGGTTACGCTCGAGTTGGCCAAGAACGTGTTGGAACAAACATCCGAAGCCGACTTGGCGGTTGCCGTAACGGGGCATCTCGGCCCAGACGCTCCGGCACAGGTCGATGGCACCATTTACGTCGGCGTGCTGTGGCGGGGCCAACGGATTGCCGATGCTGCGGTTCGCGCGGTGCGGTTAACGGCGACCGACCGGATCTCGCGACAACAAGAAGCCGCGGGGATTGTGTTGAGCGACGCCATTGAAAGTTTGGCGGCAAAGTACCCGTCTAGTTCGCAGTAGTTTCCTTTGCTGCGAATCAGGGGCAACGAACGATCCCACGCGAAGCCAAAGAGCGACGAAGTCCGATTTAACCGGTATTCATTCCGATTTGCAGCCCATCGGGAGCGAAGATGCTGCGTCCTCCATCGACGGGCAAACAAACGCCGGTGACAAAATCATTTTCACACAAAAACTGAACCGCGTGGGCAATGTTCTCGGGGGCACCAATCTTGCCGACCAAGGTGCTTGCGGCGATTGATTGTTGCTGCGATTGACTCACCTCATCCGACAACAAAACGGGGCCGGGCTGGATGCAGTTCACTCGGACTCGAGGATTGCGGTGCGCCAACTCGACCGCAAGCGAGCGAGTCATGACCTCGATCGATCCCTTACTAGGAAAATAGGCGGCGTGATCGAGGTACGGCCGCACGGTGGCCCAATCTCCAATGTTTACGATGGATCCACCGCTAGGCTGCACCACCATCTTTAGACCGGCCGCCCGAGCGCACAAGAAAGATCCGAGTGCGTTGATCTCAAAATAACGCCGCACTTCGTCTGGCGTGATGTTTTCCAATCGTGTGGGCTGCCAAATCGCAGCCGAATTGACCAGCACATCGATGCGGCCAAATTGCGAATGCGTTTGATCAACGATGTGATCGGCCACCCCATCCTGCTGCAATGCTCCCGACGTCACGATCGCTTCGCGGCCAAATCGCTGAGTAATCTCGGCAGCTGCCTTCGCCGCATCGTCCGTGCTGGTGTTGGCGTGCAGTGCGATGCGGCACCCCAGTTGGGCCAACGCGATTGCGATCGCCCGACCGACTCGCGGGGCACCGCTGCCGGTGACCAACGCGACAGGGTTGGGACAGCCAAAAACGCGGGCAAGTGCCGATGAGTGATGCGACGCGGCCGAGGGCTCAGGTAAGGACATACTGTTATCTAGGTGACGAAGTGCGTTTTGGCTTCTCGCAAACCCCGCAAATGATCTCGATCAAGCAGCAAGAACGGGTCCACGAGCGGACGCCATGATTCACCACGTTGCGTGATTTGCGATTCGCGAAGCGGCCCGAGTTTGTCGGCCGCCAGGGCAAGGTAAGGAATCCGTTCGGGTAAGATATCCATGATCCGGCACAGCGTGGAGTCGACGGCGGTTAAATTTTGCCCGACCAACACCAACCCCATCGTTTTTTTTGTCCCCAGGATTGGGCCGTCACCTTCCATGCAATCAATCCCATCCACGATCGTCATCGTTCGCCCGACCGACGAATTGATGTCGAACACCGTTTGGGGAATGCCGTTGAAATGCAGTACGTTTTTGGGCCACCCGTATTTGCATCCTGGGATCACACCGTACAGATTCTTCATCGCTCCGGTCAGCCCCATCCAATGATGCGTTTTCATCTTTGGCATGCTAACGATCAAGTCGGCTTCGATCACGGATTGCGGGAAATAAAATTGTTTTAGCGCACAGCTGCGGCCCGCGTTCTTCACCGAACGCACTTGTTGGTAATTCAAATCGGCAAACGAGAGCTTGGCATCATGCAGCGCCTCCATCACCCCCGAATCCAACAGCGCTTGCTCGGTGTCGCGAACGTGCCCAGGACCTTCGCCAACCATCACCTCCGCATTCCAGCTACGAAACACCTCCGCAGCCGCCTGGATCATCGCCGGGTGCGTCGTCATGTGGGGCGCAAGCCGCGATGGTTCAACGAGATTGGGTTTCAGCAATACCCGCTTGCCCGCAACCCACGCCGGATCAAATTCGCACGCAATCAATCCGTCGCGAATCGTACGCACCAATTCACCATCGTATTTCTGATTCCTGGCGATAAACACCGACGAGTTCGGCTGCGAACGCTGGTTCCAATACGCAACGCCCGCAGCGCCGGCGGCCACAACGGCTCCGGACACCAGAAAACCACGACGATCCTGCTTTGACGTCGGATGGATCGGATCGCTGGAATCACTCATTGAACAGTTCCTCGGGTAGGATTCGCCAGCGACAACGGTGGCAAGTCGAGCAGAGGCGATTGATGAAACTGCGCCGCTAACATCAATTGATTTTGCCGATGCGGGTTCTCGCCCATCGCCTGCAACCGCTCGATCGCCGAGCGAAGCGGCCAATCGAATTCCAACTCAAAACCATTTTCTGAATCCCAAGCGGCCGACACCAACGCATGAATGGTCCACGTCAATGACGTCGCGGCAATGGGGCGATTCAATTCTTGTTGCAAGTAACGCACCGTGGCGTCAAGTCCCGCGGGCACCGGTGCGATACGATGCAGTGAGACAACGCACATCGCGCTAGGCAAAACATGTGCACGCAGTACCTGCCCGAGCACAAACGTGTTTCCATAGTTTGCACCTCCAGTTGGCAATTGGCGATCCAACAGCAACTGAGCCGCTTCGATCGCACGCGGATGGTTTGCCCGGTCACAATGTCGCATGGCAAGCAGCGCCATTGCGGTCGGCTCGATCCAGGAATGCGTTCCCAACACCCAAGGCCATCCGACCAATTCGGTGTCGTGCCCAATGATCTCGTTGCGAGCGATTTTCTCGCCACCAAAGCTGAGCAGGAAATCCATCCCTTTTTCGTAGGCGTCACGGCACCACGATTTCGCTTGTTCAGGCCATTGTTTTTCAAATCGTCGCCACGCGATACAGGCGAGCGAGGTAGGCCAAAACGGTCCTTTGTCATCAAGCCATACCGCTACCGAACCATTCTCGAGCTGAGAATCGAGCAGCCGCCGACATGCCTCTGCCGCAGCGCCACGACGCTGGTACGCAC includes the following:
- the rpoB gene encoding DNA-directed RNA polymerase subunit beta, whose translation is MATTTMRRLEPTSVRHFGTGLSTFELPDLTALQTVSYAAFLQEDREPLNREDKGLESVLREIFPISSYDGNITLEYLYYELGKPRYTSQECRQLRLTYGRPLRIWLRLNREEPVEEEVYLGDLPIMMGGGEFIINGAERVVVSQLHRSPGVDFVLEQDTTTDRKLPSCRVIPERGSWIEVNVTKKDSLTVRIDQSGKFAATTLLRAMDPRYSTDADLLAAFYETSECKISGGKSAAKIEGKIAVDDVIYPSDSDRAGEIIVEAGHKITKEVAETICTAGVTSIECMESPKIPLIFNTLMEDNTASHEEALLRIYQRLRPGNPPQLEKARTLFQEKFFDENRYRLGKVGRFRLNRKLDLGVDEDIMTLRPDDMIAAIKYLINLFDPDSGAEIDDIDHLGNRRLRTIDELASEELRKGFLKLRRTVQERMSIKDAQDMSPRSLINPKSVSAAIDYFFGRGELSQVVDQTNPLSQLAHERRLSALGPGGLNRKRAGFEVRDVHISHYGRICPIETPEGTNIGLISSLAIYAGVDSYGFLVTPYRLIKDGKVIDQVVWLRADEESESYVAPADTEIVDGALVPGPNMIARFRSDFEIVQPEQVDYMDVAPSQMVGVSAGLIPFLEHDDANRALMGSNMQRQAVPLLVAEPPIVGTGVEREVARNSAMVVRARRAGKVTYADSTRIEIGSDHYDLKKYQGLNERTCLNQKPIVNVGDKVEQNQIIADGAATRNGELALGRNVLVGFMSFDGFNYEDAIIISEELVRNDTYTSIHIEDFDVEIRETKLGREEFTRDIPNVSEKALRNLDDSGIVNVGTYVKPGDILVGKVSPKSKTELTPEEKLLHAIFGRAGEDVKNDSLEVPSGIEGIVIDTQKFSRRMSLSEDERKIFEAELKAVESEGNAEVASTFESLVREMEEVAGVKLKDATGTPLADGQDPKFVAERATSFRLDHILDQVKDEAKKKEVENVHAQQWANVETAIDARDRKLNSMKRGDELRSGVLQMVKVYIATKRVISVGDKMAGRHGNKGVIAKILPIEDMPFLPDGTPIQIMLNPLGVPSRMNVGQILETHLGWAGAKLGFQALTPVFDGASEADINKCLAEAGLPAHGKIRLTDGRTGVPMEQETTVGYIYMLKLHHLVDDKVHARSTGPYSLITQQPLGGKARFGGQRFGEMEVWALEAYGAAYILQELLTVKSDDVEGRTKIYESMVKGENTLEAGTPASFDVLTNEIRGLALNMQLEKRPI
- a CDS encoding deoxyhypusine synthase family protein, whose protein sequence is MNVSEFLEKNFLHFNARETLSAAKSYREFVAAENGGKMMVTLAGAMSTGELGISLAEMIRQGKVHAITCTAANLEEDIFNLVAHDEYRIIEDWRALSVQDEVKLRDEGFNRVTDTCIPETVMRHIESKLLVMWQDAAEKKEMRMPAQFMFDLLDDEDLVQHYQIPRENSWVAAAKDAGIPVFVPGLEDSTLGNIYAARVYEGKVANHQAIASGTMQMEKLIHWYSETSKHSPIGFFQIGGGIAGDFPICVVPLMIQDLKLDIPLWAYFCQISDAVTSFGGYSGAVPNEKITWCKLEPEAPKFMVQSDASIVAPLVFAYVLEW
- a CDS encoding Gfo/Idh/MocA family oxidoreductase; the encoded protein is MNRALHINRRQLLASSLATVATAATAKPLLALSANDRMKVAFIGVGGRGGANLSAISASGAVDVVGLCDVDSRFVDHAATRFSGAKKFADFRKLYDAIGNEIDAVVVSTTEHTHAYATMPALQLGKHVYCEKPLAYNVYETRRIAEAAADAGVVTQMGTQIHASANFRRVVELIQSGAIGDVSEAHVWVSRAWGYQSQADATKHRDRLFVNNRPQGAMKPPAHLDWDLWLGPAPKRPFHEVYFPGPNWYRWWDFGNGTMSDLGSHWNDLPFWALKLDAPQSVESFGLPPHPEIAPASMTAVYEYGQRGDLPPVTLTWYQGTHKPELWTQNAIPRWDSGVLFVGSKGMLLSDYGKHVLLPESDFADFERPEPFIADSPGHHQEWLLACRGEGETGSPFASYAGPLTEANHLGNVAYRVGKKIIWNRDTMECVGCPEAEPFLRREPRAGWSLG
- a CDS encoding nicotinamide-nucleotide amidohydrolase family protein, producing the protein MNILNHARSLADQLANHEKRIVFAESCTAGLVSATLASVPGISKWLCGSAVVYREQTKTQWLNIAPSLIEKHTAVSALVTLELAKNVLEQTSEADLAVAVTGHLGPDAPAQVDGTIYVGVLWRGQRIADAAVRAVRLTATDRISRQQEAAGIVLSDAIESLAAKYPSSSQ
- a CDS encoding SDR family NAD(P)-dependent oxidoreductase translates to MSLPEPSAASHHSSALARVFGCPNPVALVTGSGAPRVGRAIAIALAQLGCRIALHANTSTDDAAKAAAEITQRFGREAIVTSGALQQDGVADHIVDQTHSQFGRIDVLVNSAAIWQPTRLENITPDEVRRYFEINALGSFLCARAAGLKMVVQPSGGSIVNIGDWATVRPYLDHAAYFPSKGSIEVMTRSLAVELAHRNPRVRVNCIQPGPVLLSDEVSQSQQQSIAASTLVGKIGAPENIAHAVQFLCENDFVTGVCLPVDGGRSIFAPDGLQIGMNTG
- a CDS encoding DUF362 domain-containing protein, which produces MSDSSDPIHPTSKQDRRGFLVSGAVVAAGAAGVAYWNQRSQPNSSVFIARNQKYDGELVRTIRDGLIACEFDPAWVAGKRVLLKPNLVEPSRLAPHMTTHPAMIQAAAEVFRSWNAEVMVGEGPGHVRDTEQALLDSGVMEALHDAKLSFADLNYQQVRSVKNAGRSCALKQFYFPQSVIEADLIVSMPKMKTHHWMGLTGAMKNLYGVIPGCKYGWPKNVLHFNGIPQTVFDINSSVGRTMTIVDGIDCMEGDGPILGTKKTMGLVLVGQNLTAVDSTLCRIMDILPERIPYLALAADKLGPLRESQITQRGESWRPLVDPFLLLDRDHLRGLREAKTHFVT